The Methanobrevibacter millerae genome includes the window TAAATTTATATGTCTCCTAAGTAGTGACTTGTAGGGAACGGTTCTGGAGATAAACCTTTTCTTTGTCTGATTTCTCTCACAATTTGGTTTTGCATTTCACGTGGGAGTGGTTCAAATCCTGCAATTTCAGTAGACCATAAACATCTACCTTCTGCTGCGGATCTGATGTCACCAGCAAAACCGAACATTTCTGCTACAGGAACTTTGGATTCGATTCTTGCCATGTCTCCTTCTTGACCCATGTCAACAATTTGACCTCTTCTGTTTTGGATTTCACGGGTACATGCTCCCATGTAATCATTAGGAGTGTCAATAACTACTTTTTGCATAGGTTCAAGTAAAGCAGGTTCTGCAAGAGTCATAGCACCTAAAATTGCGTTTCTGATTGCAGGTAATACTTGTGCAGGTCCTCTGTGAACTGCGTCTTCGTGAAGTTTTGCATCGTGGAGTTTGAATTTTAATCCCATGGAGATTTCTTCACCTAATGGACCACTTTCCAAAGTGGATTCAAATCCTTCGAGTAACAATTCTTTAACTTCATCCAAGTATTGAATACCACGAGTCATGTTAAGGAATAAGCTTCTGTTGTGGACAGACCAGACTCTTCTAGCTTCTTCTTTATCTAATCCGTATTCCATGAAGTCATTAGCTGCTTCTTTACCTTTAACTCTACCTTCTTTTATGTCACCATCTTGGATAGCGTCGTAAATAGCTGGTTCTAAAGGTTCGACAGTTATGTAGAATCTGTTATGTTTGTTTGGAGATTTACCTTCAACTTGTGGAGATAATTTTCTTACAGTTTCTCTGTATACAACAATAGGTTCGGAAGTAGTGATATCTACACCTTTTTCTCCAATTCTGTATCCGATAACTTCTAAGTGAAGTTCACCCATACCAGACACTAAGTGTTCACCAGTTTCTTCATTAATATCAATTTTAACAGTAGGATCTTCTTTACCAACTTGTCTTAATACTTCAATAAGTTTTGGTAAGTCTTTAGTATTTTTAGCTTCTACAGCAACAGTAACTACAGGTTCTGAAATGTGTTCTAAACCTTCAAACTCTTTAATTTTGTCTTCAGGTGAACAGAGAGTTTCCCCAGCGATTGCACCTTTTGCACCAGCAACATATACAATGTTACCTGCAGGTACTCTATCGGTGTTAACTCTTTCAGGACCGAAGTATACACCTACTTGTTGTACTCTGGATTTACCGTGAGAACCAACGAGATATACTTCTGTACCTTTTTCAATAGCTCCTCCATAAACCCTACCTGTTGCGATTTCACCAGCGTGCTTATCTACAGATACATTGGTAACCATTACAGCTAAAGGTCCGTCAGGAGAAGTTTCTACCATACATTGACCAGCAGGAGATTCGATGTCTCCATCCCATATGTTAGGTACTCTGTAAACTTGAGCTTCTTTAGGAGAAGGTAAGTGTTCTACTACCATACCTAATAATACGTCGGATAAAGGTACTTTTTGAGCTAATTCTTTTTCATTATCAGCATTACAGTAATCAATAATATCTTTAAAGTTGATTCCAGTTTCTTGCATGGTTGGAACATTGATAGCCCAGTTGTGGTATGCTGAACCGAAAGCTACACTACCGTCAGTGAAGTCTAATTTCCATTCTTCTTTTTTATCTTCAGGAGCCATGTTTTTGATTAACTTGTTAGCTTCCATGAAGATTTTCAAGAATCTGTTTTGTAATTCTTCAGGTTCTAATTTTAACTCGTTGATTAATCTGTCAACTTTGTTAATGAATAAAACAGGTTTTACGTTTTCTTTTAAAGCTTGTCTGAATACAGTTTCTGTTTGAGGCATGATACCTTCTACAGCACAAACAACAACTACTGCACCATCCACAGCTCTCATAGCACGAGTTACATCCCCACCAAAGTCAACGTGACCTGGAGTATCAATTAAGTTAATTAAGTATTCATTTTCTTTATAATCGTGTACCATAGATACGTTTGCTGCATCAATAGTAATACCACGAGCTTGTTCTTGCTCATCAAAATCTAAGAATCTTTGGTCACCAGCAAGTTCTTCAGAAATCATACCTGCACCTGCTAAGAGGTTATCAGATAAAGTGGTTTTACCGTGATCGATGTGAGCACAGATACCGATATTTCTGATTTGGTCAGGTTCATACATTAATTCTTTGATTTTTGCAATCATTTTGTCTCTTCTACTCAAAATAACCACCTAAAATATTATAAGATTAGTGTGCTGCTTTAGCAACTCTTTCTTTCTCTTCAGCTTTTTGTAAAGCAAAACTTCTTGAATCTTCTTCAGAAGCAAGAATTAATTCATCAGCCAAACATTCAGCAACAGATTTTTTGTTTTTGAATGATGATTGTAAAGTACCTCTAGTCAAGAAACCAAGGGATAAGTCAACTCTTCTTTGTGGAGAAATATCCACAGCCACTTGGTATCCGATACCACCGTATTTGATACGGGTAGTTTCTTCACGAGGTGCAGTATTTTCAACTGCAGTAACTAAAACTTGAACAGGATTCTTTTTAGTTCTTTTGTTGATAATTTCTAATGCTTCTTTTACAATGTTATAAGCTTTATTTTTCTTACCTGAGTTGAGGTGGGTTCTCATAACTTTGTTCATTAATCTTTCAACAATAGATACTTTTGATTTTGCGAATTGTCTTTTTACATGTCTACCTGAAGTGTGAGGTACAAGAGTTTCATCCAAACAAATGTATTTAATTAAACCTAAGTCCTCAACTTTTACTTCATCGAGATCCCATTTATCAAATAATTTACTCATAAAAATTACCTTCCTTATCTTACAGGTTTTTCAATTTTTCCACTTACCATTTCAGATAAAGCTACATTGTTAACTTTGGACACTTTCCAACGAACTCCAGGAATATCTCCCATGGATCTTCCGGATGGTCCTCCAATTCCTTCAATCATAACTTCATCGTGCTCATCGATAAAACCAATAGCTCCGTCACCTGGTGCGAAAGCAGTTAATTGTTTACCGTTTTTAATTAATTGAACACGTACACATTTACGAATAGCAGAGTTAGGTTGTTTTGCTTCTATCCCTACTTTTTCGATTACAATACCTCTAGCTTGAGGAGCTCCTTCAAGAGGGTCTGCTTTAACGTCTAATCTTAAAGCTTTCCTTTTGTAATCCACATCTTTCCACTTAAAATTTTGTCTATTTTTTTTAAGTTTTTTTGCAGCAAAAAGTCCTGGCATAATTTTTTCCTCTAAACATTTTTGTCAAAAAACATATCTAAGAATCCACCGCTGCGATTTATACTGTACACTAACAGTACAATCTAAATTCTAAGATATAAATTAGTAAATAATAATTAATAGATAAATAACAATTTTTATCTAAAACAAAGATATCTGAAAGTAAATTTTAAACATAGACAAAAAGCACACATAGTCATGTTTGTAATAAGTATCGATATCTTACAATTAAATATCTTTTTTAACCTTTATAAAGGTATGGTTTTTATCAATGAAAAAATAAAAAAAATAAATTTTCAAAAAATGAAATAAAAAAAATATATAAATAGCTTTAAAAAAAGCTATTTTAAAATAATATTGTCAATATTATGAAGTCTATTAGCTAATAATTTAGCTCTTTCAATGTTAATACCATTTTTACCAATAGCAATACGCTTATTAGTATTATCTGTTGCAACAGTAGCAATTTTTTCTCCAGATTTTCTAGTTGAAATTTTTACACTTTGTAATTCTGCCGGAGATAAAACATTTCTAATAAATTGAGCCGGATCTTCATTTAATTCAATGACTTCAACTCCTCTATCTACTGCCCTTTGAACTTTTGATACGGTACTTCCACGTTTGCCTATAGCTAATCCCATATCTCCTTGCTTAACAACGAAAGTAACCTTATTGTTATCATCATCGATAATGCAATCCTTAACCATTGCTCCAGTCATATTTTCAAACAGAGCAATGAATCTTATTTCATTTGCACCGAATTTAATAGACACGTAAATCTACCTCAAATCGTCTAATATAGTAGAATCTCCTGGATCGTTAACGATTAATGTAGCAACGGTAAAAGGTTTACCACAAACAGAACCTAAATCAACACTTGTTCCATCATAAATGTGACAAGGAATTTCTGAGAGTCTTGCATAATATTCAACATCTTCAATAATGTCTTTAGGAGCATTTTGAGCAACAACAACAAGTTGTCCTTTTCCTAATTTTAAAGATTGAATTGATTTTTCAGAGCCTAAAGTTACATCACCTGTATCAACAGCTACCCTGATTCCTCTATCTACGTCCATCATCTAGCCTCCTATTCATTTTTTGCCATTTTGACACCGATTGATCCGGTACCAAGAGGTATTGGTTGTCCAATAATAATATTTTCGATGATACCGGTTAAATCATCTACTTCACCACGAATACTTGCGTTAAGTAAATGTTTACCAGTTTCTTCAAAAGCTGCACGTGCTAAAACACTTGATTTTTCACCACTAATACCATGTCTACCAATAGATTTTACTTCACCCTCGGAAGTCATGATATCTGCAACTAACATAATATGTCTTACATCAACAGTAAGCCCTTGTTCTGAGAGAGTATTATTAGCCTCATTAATAATTGATTGACGAGCTGCTTCAATACCTAAAACATCTTCGATTTCACGAATACTGTTAGTTGTAGTTCTCCTAGCATCAATTCCATCAAAAGATAAAATTTCTTTAAGATTGGATCCTTCAGTGTGAATAACCCATTCTTCATCTTTACGAATAATGACTTTACCAATTTTTTTGACACCACTGATTTGTAAATCACGAACTTTATCTGCTAACAAACGGAGATTACGGATTCTGTGTCTGTCATCCCCATCCTGCTTAGGCTTGATTATTATGAGATTACCATTGATTTCTGGTTTCTCTTTTTTAAAGTCAGCTTCGATTTTTTGAATAATATCCTCTTTGACAAGTCTTCTTTCATCTATTTTTTTATCTGACAATGTAGCTTCAACTTGCATTTCAGCATAATTTAAGTTAAAATCATCAAGAATATCGTTAATAGTACTTTTTCCAATTTTATTTGCTAAAGTCTTAACAAATTCTTCATCATAACGTTTGTCTTCCTCAAAGTAAATATCCATTGTTGGAGTTGCAATGTCTTTTCTTGCATCAACAATCTCAATAAGTCTCGGAAGACCTAATGTTACGTTTAATTCAGTAACCCCTGCATAGTGAAAAGTACGCATAGTCATCTGAGTACCCGGTTCACCAACAGATTGTGCAGCTACTGTTCCAACAGCCTCTCCAGCTTCAACATGAGCTCGGTCATAGGCAGTTTTTAGCTTGTCAACAAGTTTATCTAATTCATCATCAGTTAAATCACGACGAGTATAAGCATTTGCTAAATCTTCAACATAACCTTTAGGGAATTCAATACCTTTATCGAATAGCACATTTAAAACTTTATCGATGACAGATATTTGGCCAATGACAGAGTCCAAATCTTCTTCGGAAAGTTGGTTAGTATTGAATTTGCTGAAAATATTTTTAATATAATAATAATCCAACAATTCAATATCATTTTCCTCTAAAGTTTGTGAAAATTCAACAAAATCCATATTAAATTGATTTAATAAATTACAAATTAAATTAATATTTTTTAATTTAGCGATTATTTCTTCAAATACTTCATCAGTAACATCTATTGAATCATAATCCACTAAAATATTTTTAATATCATAATTTTCTGGAATGCAAATATTACGCTCTTCCAAAGTATTTTGCACTTTTTCAATTAATTCATCCATATTTACACCCCTTATTTACCTACCTGAGATATTTCATTAGATTTTTCTTCTAATTTAATCTCTTCAATGAGTTTGTCTAAGTTTGCTGCTATACCAAAGTCACTTTTAGCCGGATCTACTCCATCGTCACCAAAGATTCTTTGAACAACATTACTTTGATTATCAGTTACAAGTCCGGATGGTTTTACCTGCAAGTCTTGAAGTGCGTTTACAAGTCTTCTTTGCATATAACCTGATTGTGCTGTACGAATCGCAGTATCTACAAGACCTTCTCTTCCCCCCATTGCGTGGAAGAAGAATTCAATTGGGTCAAGTCCAGATTTATAACTTGAATGTACAAATCCTTTCGCTTTTGCCCCTAATTCGTTTCTTTTGAAGTGAGGCAATGTTCTTTCAATGTAACCCCTGTGGATACGTCCACCCCTAACTGCCTGTTGACCTACACAGGAAGTAATCTGAGTCAAGTTCAACATGGATGCCCTAGCACCGGTACGTGCCATGACAACAGAGTGATTGTGTTCCATAGTCAAGTAATCTTCTGCAATTTCACCAGATTTATCCCTAGCTTCCCCGAGAACTTGCATGATTCTCATTTCCAAAGTTTCTTCTAAACTTCTACCCGGCAAAGCATCAAGAATACCTTCATTATATGCATCAATTAATCTATCTACTTTTTCTTCAGATTTTTGTAAATGCTCATTAATCCTTGCTTGAGCTTCTTCAGGAATTTCTTCATCGTTTAGACTGGTGGTGATACCAGTTACCATGATTCCACAGATAGCTAAGTCAGTTGATCTGTCTAAGAATTCTTTAGCTCTTCCAGGACCATATTCTTTAACTATTTTATCCAAAATTTGACCAGACATGGATCCATATGCTTTTTCATCGATTACTCCATGTTTTAAGATACCATTTTCAATCATAACATAAGCATCAATAGGACATAATTTATCATAATCGACAACTGATGGGTCAGGTGCCTCTCTTAAAATTTTGTCACATTGACCACATTTAGTACAAATTTCAGCTTTATAAGTTAAGTTTAAGTTATTTGGTAAGAGTAATGAGAATAACTCTTTACCAGTCCACTCATCACCATTATTTTTAATTATAAGTGAATCAGAGTTATCTTCAGCATCTGATGAATATTTAGCAGCGATTTCATCAGCAATACGTTTCTTTGCAATGTTTTTAATGGTTTCTTTTTCTTCATCATCCCATTTGTTTGCTTTGAGACGTTTAGCTATTTCATCTTCAGTTAAATCTAAAGTGTTAAGATAAACTTCCTTATCTGCTTTAGTTCCACGGACATTTTTAGTCTTTTTAGCAATTTCTCTTTCAATTTCCGGGCTTTCTTGAGATTCCGCTTTTAAAATCCATTTTTCCCCATCGTTTTGAGGTATTGGTAAATGTGATTTACGAACAATTTGCAATGCTTGTTCTTCAGTGAATTTCATTGTTTTTCTTGTTAACAGATATGCTCCAGAAATGTGGTCGTGAATTGCACCGATAATTGGTCCACCGAACCTTGGAGATAAAATGTGCTCTTGTACACGCATTAATGATTTTGCTTCTGCACGGGATTCATCAGTTTGGAAAACGTGCATGTTCATTTCGTCTCCATCGAAGTCTGCATTGTATGGAGGACATACACATAAGTTTAACCTGAAAGTTTTGTAAGGCAATACCCTTACTTCGTGTGCCATCATACTCATTCTGTGAAGAGAAGGTTGACGATTGAATAAAACCATATCTCCATCTTTCAAATGTCTTTCTACAATATCACCAGGTTTTAAATTCTCAAGGATAAATTCTTTTGTATCCTCATTGATTTTCCTTCTGTTTCCTGATTCGGTAATCATATAATTAGCACCAGGGTGTACATCAGGACCGTTTTCAATATATGTTTTGATTTCATCGATGTTCCAGTCATTTACATAAGCAGGTACGGTTACCTCTTTTGCAATCATTTCAGGAACACCAACTTCATTAATACTGATATTTGGATCAGGAGAAATTACAGTACGTGCTGAAAAGTTTACACGTTTACCAGAAAGGTTTGATCTGAATCTTCCTTCTTTTCCTTTTAACCTTTGAGTTAAGGTTTTTAATGGTCTGCCTGACCTATGTTTGGATGGTGGAACACCACTAGCCTCATTATCAAAGTAAGTGGTAACATGATATTGTAATAAATCCCATAAATCTTCAACAATTAATTGTGGAGCACCCGCTTCCATATTTTCAACTAATCTTTGATTAATACGTAAAATATCTACAAGCTTGTGAGTCAAGTCATCTTCTGAACGTTCACCAGTATCCAAAGTAATAGAAGGTCTAACAGTTACTGGAGGAACAGGTAAAACAGTTAAAACTAACCATTCAGGTCTAGCAACTTCAGGATTGATACCTAATACATATATATCTTCATCATTGATTCTTTCGAGCCTTTCCCTGATTTCAGAAGCGGTTAACTTATATTCACCTTGGCTGATAGTAGTAGGCTTATCCAAAACAATGGATTCCTGAACAAGATCTTGAATATATGCTTTGATATAATCTCTGATACGTCTTTTAAATTCGTTGCTGAATTTCTTATCAGATTTTAATTCTTGTTCTTCAACTAATTTAGCCCTTTCTTCTTCTAATTTTTCAACTTCTTCACTGCTAATATCTTCAGCAAGTTTTTTATCGATTTTTTCTATTTTTTTAGTGTATTCGTCATCGATATTTGCACGGATATTTTCTTTGATGGATTCAATATCCGCAGTATTTTTTGTTTCGATTATATCATAGCTTGCTTCGATATCTTCCAAAGATTGGTTTTTCCTACAATGAGGACAAAGCTGTTTTGGGTCGATGTACTTGAATGAATGTTTCTCTTCAGTTTCATCCCTTTCCATATATGCTTCAGCATAAAGTTGGTTCAAAATATTCAACAAAATATCCTGTCTATCTGCATCATCATACTCATCATCCTTTTCAGGATAGATTTCACTCATGATTTTATCAACAAGATCATTTTGTTTGTTTTCATTCATTTCAACTTTTTTAGCTTCATTTTGAATCTTTTTTAAGATATCCTCCAAGTTTTCTTTATGATTTACTGCATCAGCAAGTTTTTCCCTGTAGTCATCTAAAACATCCTCAGGCAAGAGAACACGACCACAGTGATTACAAGTAGAACGTAAAATCTTGTGAATAATATCTCCAAAACCAACATGAAGAACAGGTCTTGCAAGTTCAATACTACCAAAGTGTCCTTGACAATCCCCACCTCTGACACCACAAGTGTGACATCTTAAAGAAGGATCTAAAACACCTAAACGAGGATCCATTAAACCATTTTCAATTGGATAACCATCAGAGTCATAAGTATCTGGAGTTTCTACACGAACAACAGACATTTTACGAATATCTTCTGGAGACATTAATCCAAAGTTAATTCTTTCAATTTTTTTGATAAATTCTTTCAATGTACCGGCTCCTTCAAATTATGCTTTGTCTCCTAAAACTAATTTAGGGAAGATACATAAACTTTTAAGTTCGTCTAATAATAATTTAAATGCGTATGATATTTCGACTGGATAAGTTTCTACATCTCCACAAATAGGACAATATTTTTTATTTCTATTTTTATCTTCAACAGCTAACATTCCACAATTTTCACAAACAATTGCTTCATATTTATCGGATTCATCTAAAAGTCTTTCTTTTAAGGTTAAAGCAGCACCATGAGCAATAAGACAATCTCTTTCCATTTCTCCAAACCTTAAACCTCCTTCACGAGCCCTACCTTCAGTAGGCTGACGTGTAAGAACTTGTACTGGACCTCTAGAACGAGCATAAACTTTATCAGTTGTCATGTGGTGTAATTTTTGATAATATGCTACTCCAACGAAGATTTCAGCTTCAATTCTTTCACCAGTTACACCATTGTATAATGATTCACAACCTGCAGATTCAAATCCATGATTTAAAAGATGTTGTTTGATAGTTTTTTCAAGTTCTACATTGAATGGAGTACCGTCAACACGTTCTCCTTCAAGACAACCAGCTTTACCTGCAACCATCTCAAGCACCTGACCTACAGACATCCTTGAAGGAATAGCGTGTGGATTAACAATTAAATCCGGAACAACACCGAATTCTGTGAAAGGAACATCTTCAGGAGATAAGATTAAACCAATAACCCCTTTCTGACCGTGTCTTGATGCAAATTTATCACCAAATTCAGGTTGCCTGGTATCCCTTACCCTAATTTTAGCTAGTCTGGAACCTTCAATAGTTTCAGTTAATAAAACAGCATCAACAATACCTTTTTCACCATGACGTACAGTAACAGAAGTTTCTCTTCTTTTTTCTGCAGCACTGGCTAATTCATCAAATTCCCCTAAAAATCTTGGAGGTGAAGTTTTACCAATTAACACATCACCAGATTCAACATAGGATTCAGGATTTACAACACCAAATTCATCCAAGTGTCTGTATGCTTCTTCAGAGCGGTATCCTTTAATGTTTTTATCAGGAACTTCGAAATTATCCTCTTGACCACCAGGATATCTTTTTTCTGAAGTATCATAAGATCTGAAAAATGAAGATCTGCCTAATCCCCTTTCAAGAGAACCTTTGTTTATAACCATTGCATCCTCCATGTTATATCCTTCATAAGACATTAATGCAACAACAAAGTTTTGACCTGATGGTCTTAAATCATAGTTAGTTGAGTCAATGATACGTGTTTTTACGATAGGGGTTTGAGGATGATGCAATAAATGAGCCCTAGTGTCAGTACGGAATGCATAATTAGATACATATAAACCTAAAGCCTGTTTTGTCATACCTGCTTCCATAGTGTTCCTTGGAGAGGAATTATGGTCTGAAAATGGAATGATACCTGCACAAATTCCCAACATAGTAGCAGGGTCAATTTCCAAATGAGTATGTTCAGCATTTAATTCATTTAATCTCATAGCAATGTAAGAGTTTTCCTCTTCTTCCGCATCCAAATATTCAATTAAACCTTTTTCTATTAAGTCATCCCATTTTAACTTGCCGTTAGCAACTTTATTAAGATGATCTTCAGTGAGAAGAGGTTGACCTTCTTTAACAATGATTAAAGGCCTTCTAGCCCTACCTGGATCATTGAAGATATAAATCTCATTATTATCTTCATAATAAGTAATATTCATTTCATGAGAAATTTGACCATTTCTTCTTTTTTCTCTCATTTGTTGAGTAAACTCTTTAGGATTATCACAAGTTCCGAAAAGTTCACCATTTATGTAAATTTTTGTTTTAATAAATTGAGTAACTGGAGCTTCAACAACAACTTCATTATCAATAACTTCTTCGCTTAAAGCAATTTCCATTGATTCTGTATCTTCATTCATAGTGACATCCTCAGATTCTTCTTCAACTTCATTTGGAGATTCCATGTTTTCAAATACTTCATGGAATGCTTTGTTAAGTCTGGTATTTTTACCTAATTTTTTATGGGATTTGAAAAAGTTTTCAATGACCTCTTTGTGGAAATTGATTTCTGACATTTTCTCTTCATCGCCGCCATTATCCGGATGATGTTCTTTAACTAATTCTTCAAAGGCATCCCTAATTTTTTTACGAGTAACAATACTATCATATCCAAAAAATTTATAAGCATTAATTACATCTTTATCAGTATATTTAGTCAACATTTCACCTCCTTAAATCAATTCAACATCCATAGTTTCAATAATATCTTTTATTTCTTGTTCATCAGAACCTTCTGAAATATTACACATTAAAGCTAAATTCTTTACTAAACCACAATTTGGTCCCTCAGGAGTCTCATTCGGACAAATTTTACCAAATTGAGTTGGATGCAAATCTCTTGCTTCAAAGTGAGGTTGACTTCTTGTTAATGGTGATACAACACGTCTTAAATGAGAAAGTGTACCCATATAACTAGTCCTATCTAAAAGTTGGCTTACACCAGCTCTTCCACCAACCCAATTACCCGTAGCAATCGCATGTTTAATGTTTTCAGTTAAAACATCACTACGAACTGCCTGTTTAATAGAAAGCTCTTTTCCTCGGGAAATACTTCTTTCAAGTTGGTAACTCATATCTCTTGTTAAATTAGTGAAAGCAACTCTGAATAAATCTTCCATTAAATCTCCAGAAACTCTAAGTCTTTTATTAGTATAGTGGTCCTTA containing:
- a CDS encoding elongation factor EF-2, whose translation is MSRRDKMIAKIKELMYEPDQIRNIGICAHIDHGKTTLSDNLLAGAGMISEELAGDQRFLDFDEQEQARGITIDAANVSMVHDYKENEYLINLIDTPGHVDFGGDVTRAMRAVDGAVVVVCAVEGIMPQTETVFRQALKENVKPVLFINKVDRLINELKLEPEELQNRFLKIFMEANKLIKNMAPEDKKEEWKLDFTDGSVAFGSAYHNWAINVPTMQETGINFKDIIDYCNADNEKELAQKVPLSDVLLGMVVEHLPSPKEAQVYRVPNIWDGDIESPAGQCMVETSPDGPLAVMVTNVSVDKHAGEIATGRVYGGAIEKGTEVYLVGSHGKSRVQQVGVYFGPERVNTDRVPAGNIVYVAGAKGAIAGETLCSPEDKIKEFEGLEHISEPVVTVAVEAKNTKDLPKLIEVLRQVGKEDPTVKIDINEETGEHLVSGMGELHLEVIGYRIGEKGVDITTSEPIVVYRETVRKLSPQVEGKSPNKHNRFYITVEPLEPAIYDAIQDGDIKEGRVKGKEAANDFMEYGLDKEEARRVWSVHNRSLFLNMTRGIQYLDEVKELLLEGFESTLESGPLGEEISMGLKFKLHDAKLHEDAVHRGPAQVLPAIRNAILGAMTLAEPALLEPMQKVVIDTPNDYMGACTREIQNRRGQIVDMGQEGDMARIESKVPVAEMFGFAGDIRSAAEGRCLWSTEIAGFEPLPREMQNQIVREIRQRKGLSPEPFPTSHYLGDI
- a CDS encoding 30S ribosomal protein S7, whose amino-acid sequence is MSKLFDKWDLDEVKVEDLGLIKYICLDETLVPHTSGRHVKRQFAKSKVSIVERLMNKVMRTHLNSGKKNKAYNIVKEALEIINKRTKKNPVQVLVTAVENTAPREETTRIKYGGIGYQVAVDISPQRRVDLSLGFLTRGTLQSSFKNKKSVAECLADELILASEEDSRSFALQKAEEKERVAKAAH
- a CDS encoding 30S ribosomal protein S12, translated to MPGLFAAKKLKKNRQNFKWKDVDYKRKALRLDVKADPLEGAPQARGIVIEKVGIEAKQPNSAIRKCVRVQLIKNGKQLTAFAPGDGAIGFIDEHDEVMIEGIGGPSGRSMGDIPGVRWKVSKVNNVALSEMVSGKIEKPVR
- a CDS encoding NusA-like transcription termination signal-binding factor, whose product is MSIKFGANEIRFIALFENMTGAMVKDCIIDDDNNKVTFVVKQGDMGLAIGKRGSTVSKVQRAVDRGVEVIELNEDPAQFIRNVLSPAELQSVKISTRKSGEKIATVATDNTNKRIAIGKNGINIERAKLLANRLHNIDNIILK
- a CDS encoding 50S ribosomal protein L30e — protein: MMDVDRGIRVAVDTGDVTLGSEKSIQSLKLGKGQLVVVAQNAPKDIIEDVEYYARLSEIPCHIYDGTSVDLGSVCGKPFTVATLIVNDPGDSTILDDLR
- the rpoA2 gene encoding DNA-directed RNA polymerase subunit A''; amino-acid sequence: MDVTDEVFEEIIAKLKNINLICNLLNQFNMDFVEFSQTLEENDIELLDYYYIKNIFSKFNTNQLSEEDLDSVIGQISVIDKVLNVLFDKGIEFPKGYVEDLANAYTRRDLTDDELDKLVDKLKTAYDRAHVEAGEAVGTVAAQSVGEPGTQMTMRTFHYAGVTELNVTLGLPRLIEIVDARKDIATPTMDIYFEEDKRYDEEFVKTLANKIGKSTINDILDDFNLNYAEMQVEATLSDKKIDERRLVKEDIIQKIEADFKKEKPEINGNLIIIKPKQDGDDRHRIRNLRLLADKVRDLQISGVKKIGKVIIRKDEEWVIHTEGSNLKEILSFDGIDARRTTTNSIREIEDVLGIEAARQSIINEANNTLSEQGLTVDVRHIMLVADIMTSEGEVKSIGRHGISGEKSSVLARAAFEETGKHLLNASIRGEVDDLTGIIENIIIGQPIPLGTGSIGVKMAKNE
- a CDS encoding DNA-directed RNA polymerase subunit A' encodes the protein MSPEDIRKMSVVRVETPDTYDSDGYPIENGLMDPRLGVLDPSLRCHTCGVRGGDCQGHFGSIELARPVLHVGFGDIIHKILRSTCNHCGRVLLPEDVLDDYREKLADAVNHKENLEDILKKIQNEAKKVEMNENKQNDLVDKIMSEIYPEKDDEYDDADRQDILLNILNQLYAEAYMERDETEEKHSFKYIDPKQLCPHCRKNQSLEDIEASYDIIETKNTADIESIKENIRANIDDEYTKKIEKIDKKLAEDISSEEVEKLEEERAKLVEEQELKSDKKFSNEFKRRIRDYIKAYIQDLVQESIVLDKPTTISQGEYKLTASEIRERLERINDEDIYVLGINPEVARPEWLVLTVLPVPPVTVRPSITLDTGERSEDDLTHKLVDILRINQRLVENMEAGAPQLIVEDLWDLLQYHVTTYFDNEASGVPPSKHRSGRPLKTLTQRLKGKEGRFRSNLSGKRVNFSARTVISPDPNISINEVGVPEMIAKEVTVPAYVNDWNIDEIKTYIENGPDVHPGANYMITESGNRRKINEDTKEFILENLKPGDIVERHLKDGDMVLFNRQPSLHRMSMMAHEVRVLPYKTFRLNLCVCPPYNADFDGDEMNMHVFQTDESRAEAKSLMRVQEHILSPRFGGPIIGAIHDHISGAYLLTRKTMKFTEEQALQIVRKSHLPIPQNDGEKWILKAESQESPEIEREIAKKTKNVRGTKADKEVYLNTLDLTEDEIAKRLKANKWDDEEKETIKNIAKKRIADEIAAKYSSDAEDNSDSLIIKNNGDEWTGKELFSLLLPNNLNLTYKAEICTKCGQCDKILREAPDPSVVDYDKLCPIDAYVMIENGILKHGVIDEKAYGSMSGQILDKIVKEYGPGRAKEFLDRSTDLAICGIMVTGITTSLNDEEIPEEAQARINEHLQKSEEKVDRLIDAYNEGILDALPGRSLEETLEMRIMQVLGEARDKSGEIAEDYLTMEHNHSVVMARTGARASMLNLTQITSCVGQQAVRGGRIHRGYIERTLPHFKRNELGAKAKGFVHSSYKSGLDPIEFFFHAMGGREGLVDTAIRTAQSGYMQRRLVNALQDLQVKPSGLVTDNQSNVVQRIFGDDGVDPAKSDFGIAANLDKLIEEIKLEEKSNEISQVGK